In the Methylophilus sp. 5 genome, one interval contains:
- a CDS encoding DUF2061 domain-containing protein, whose protein sequence is MIKTASFAMLHFSVAFTIAYLVTGSLLVGGLMALVEPACNTVVFYFHERAWQRHQHGHAAAATEPDEHEWAYAA, encoded by the coding sequence ATGATTAAAACCGCCTCATTTGCCATGCTGCATTTTAGCGTTGCATTCACGATTGCCTATCTAGTCACCGGCAGCCTGTTGGTTGGCGGGCTGATGGCCTTAGTAGAGCCTGCCTGCAATACCGTGGTGTTTTATTTTCACGAGCGTGCCTGGCAGCGTCACCAGCATGGCCATGCTGCAGCAGCTACAGAGCCCGATGAGCATGAGTGGGCTTACGCGGCGTGA
- the aroA gene encoding 3-phosphoshikimate 1-carboxyvinyltransferase, which translates to MEQLHLPAAHQALGAITLPGSKSISNRTLLLAALADGVTVIRDLLASDDTARMLEALTALGVTLNNIGENAWQVTGCGGKFPNKQADLFLGNAGTAFRPLTAALAFSGGNFHLHGIARMHERPIGDLVDALKQAGAQVSYLANEGYPPLQISPAKLNVSQAIKIRGDVSSQFLTALLMALPLTGQAATIEVVGELISKPYIEITLNLMQRFGVTVQRDGWARFHIPAAAHYQSPGEIYVEGDASSASYFIAAGILAGDVTVQGVGQQSIQGDIQFAEAANLMGGHISYGDNHVRAEKTQSLKAIDLDCNHIPDAAMTLGVMAMFTQGDSDQARTTTLRNIASWRVKETDRIAAMATELRKVGATVVEGADYIQITPPAQLTPNAVIDTYDDHRMAMCFSLLSLAGVPITINDPRCVAKTFPDYFKVFASIAR; encoded by the coding sequence ATGGAACAACTGCATTTACCCGCTGCACACCAGGCGCTAGGCGCAATTACCTTGCCAGGCTCAAAAAGCATTTCTAACCGCACCTTGCTACTGGCAGCACTGGCTGATGGCGTTACCGTGATTCGTGACTTGCTAGCCTCTGATGACACGGCAAGGATGCTGGAGGCCTTAACGGCGCTGGGCGTTACACTCAACAACATTGGTGAAAATGCCTGGCAAGTCACTGGTTGCGGCGGCAAATTTCCAAATAAGCAGGCCGATTTGTTTTTAGGCAATGCTGGTACGGCGTTCAGGCCACTAACCGCAGCTCTGGCTTTTTCAGGTGGCAATTTCCACCTGCATGGCATTGCACGCATGCACGAACGCCCAATCGGCGATTTGGTCGATGCATTAAAGCAAGCCGGTGCACAAGTGAGTTATTTAGCGAATGAGGGCTACCCTCCCCTGCAAATTTCCCCGGCCAAGCTAAATGTCAGCCAGGCGATTAAAATCCGCGGTGATGTCTCTAGCCAATTTTTAACTGCCCTGCTGATGGCGTTACCTTTAACTGGCCAGGCAGCCACCATTGAAGTGGTCGGCGAGTTAATTTCAAAGCCTTATATTGAAATCACACTTAACCTGATGCAACGCTTTGGCGTAACGGTGCAACGTGATGGATGGGCACGCTTTCACATTCCAGCCGCCGCGCACTATCAATCCCCAGGTGAAATCTATGTGGAGGGCGACGCTTCAAGCGCCTCTTACTTTATCGCTGCAGGTATTTTGGCGGGTGATGTCACGGTTCAAGGGGTCGGACAGCAAAGCATTCAAGGCGATATCCAATTTGCAGAAGCAGCCAACCTGATGGGCGGCCATATCAGCTATGGCGACAACCATGTGCGTGCCGAAAAAACACAGTCGTTAAAAGCGATTGATCTCGACTGCAACCATATCCCGGATGCCGCCATGACCTTAGGCGTGATGGCCATGTTTACCCAAGGCGACTCAGACCAGGCGCGCACGACCACTTTGCGCAATATTGCCAGCTGGCGCGTTAAAGAAACTGACCGTATTGCGGCGATGGCAACAGAGTTACGCAAAGTCGGCGCTACCGTGGTTGAGGGGGCTGATTACATTCAAATTACCCCCCCGGCACAACTGACACCAAATGCAGTGATTGACACCTACGATGACCACCGCATGGCCATGTGCTTTTCGCTGCTAAGCCTGGCGGGTGTGCCAATTACCATTAATGACCCTAGATGCGTAGCTAAAACGTTTCCTGATTACTTTAAGGTATTTGCCAGCATCGCCCGCTAG
- a CDS encoding prephenate dehydrogenase/arogenate dehydrogenase family protein: MFKKIVIFGVGLIGGSVALALKKQPHSPQITGIGRTSQSLQEALQLGLIDTAETDIGKALSGADLILIATPVAQTPAILRAIRPHLDDQMVITDAGSTKSDVMAYACAELGEHIGQFVGGHPIAGAEKSGPAAAMADLYIGKNVILTPNAATQPQAVEKVKALWQQCGAIVSSMSAQEHDSVFAAVSHLPHLLAFALVEDFAKRDNAALLFKFAASGFRDFTRIAGSHPEMWRDIALANKHALLNELKTYQQAVSEMTTLLEQDNGDALHALFEHASRARNDWANSKIQ, encoded by the coding sequence ATGTTCAAAAAAATAGTGATTTTCGGGGTTGGTTTGATCGGGGGCTCAGTGGCGCTAGCGCTAAAAAAGCAGCCTCACTCACCACAAATCACCGGAATTGGCCGTACCAGCCAAAGTTTACAAGAAGCGCTCCAGCTTGGATTAATTGACACTGCAGAAACAGACATCGGCAAGGCATTATCGGGGGCAGACCTGATATTAATCGCGACACCGGTGGCGCAAACACCAGCGATTTTGCGTGCTATTCGTCCGCACCTGGACGATCAGATGGTGATTACTGATGCGGGTAGCACTAAATCAGATGTCATGGCTTATGCCTGTGCCGAGCTTGGTGAGCATATTGGCCAGTTTGTTGGCGGCCACCCGATTGCCGGCGCCGAGAAAAGCGGCCCTGCAGCGGCCATGGCCGATTTATACATCGGCAAAAATGTCATATTAACGCCGAATGCAGCAACCCAGCCGCAAGCAGTCGAGAAAGTAAAAGCATTATGGCAGCAATGTGGCGCCATCGTTTCGAGTATGAGTGCGCAAGAACACGACAGCGTATTCGCTGCCGTTAGCCATTTGCCGCATTTATTGGCGTTTGCATTGGTAGAAGATTTTGCCAAGCGTGATAACGCAGCATTACTGTTTAAGTTTGCCGCCAGCGGCTTTCGCGACTTTACACGTATTGCCGGTAGCCACCCTGAAATGTGGCGAGATATTGCACTCGCCAACAAACATGCCTTGTTAAACGAACTTAAAACCTACCAGCAGGCCGTGAGTGAGATGACGACTTTACTCGAGCAAGATAACGGCGATGCGCTACATGCCTTGTTTGAACATGCCAGCCGTGCCCGCAACGACTGGGCCAACTCTAAAATTCAATAA
- a CDS encoding PIN domain-containing protein: MKNIFVDSTEFKNDKSRATFKFSQLSTLAKSHLIKLHTSIINVKEFESTIDEDFRLLNQSIIDGVSKATKYLLQDINQQSLQNLINSSEHVINQSAGAAKNKFNSWLTENHVEIHKIGSTDAQNAFDCYFSGSEPFKKLKNRDDLPDAFIWQVLLRLNSKFKDKLYFISKDKNFQEKVRSNLKSFIVIESLDELFERAEIKTCIEQDIASKRTRQLDDLICLIKTELKVQKQDISVDISKLVKKELLGSNYSDYSEHIYGDVTEVNFTDNINFEVQNITFDEYPTVYIISENHIDITVTNSLPAHGFWDGAYTPSAFSRIIEISENSTDTHNTIHNDILLEVKSEFVIELPSLTLCSDKNNVIDAFENGEINLVKLTKLKI; encoded by the coding sequence ATGAAAAATATATTTGTTGATTCAACTGAATTTAAAAATGATAAATCCCGGGCCACATTCAAATTTAGTCAGCTGTCTACATTAGCCAAATCACACCTGATTAAACTTCATACTTCGATAATCAATGTAAAAGAGTTCGAATCAACAATTGATGAAGATTTTAGATTATTGAATCAATCAATTATTGATGGCGTATCTAAAGCAACTAAATATCTTCTCCAAGATATAAACCAACAATCCCTTCAGAATTTAATTAATAGCTCCGAGCATGTAATAAATCAATCAGCTGGGGCAGCTAAAAATAAATTCAATTCATGGCTTACTGAAAATCATGTAGAGATACATAAAATTGGAAGCACAGATGCCCAGAACGCATTCGATTGTTACTTTTCTGGGAGCGAACCATTTAAAAAACTTAAAAATCGTGATGATCTTCCCGATGCATTTATTTGGCAGGTCTTACTGAGATTGAACAGTAAGTTTAAAGATAAACTGTATTTCATATCAAAAGATAAAAACTTTCAGGAGAAAGTTAGAAGCAATCTGAAAAGCTTTATTGTTATTGAGTCATTAGATGAGCTTTTTGAACGTGCTGAAATAAAAACATGCATTGAGCAAGATATTGCATCGAAGAGAACTCGACAACTTGATGACTTAATATGTCTCATTAAAACTGAGCTGAAAGTTCAAAAGCAGGATATTAGCGTTGATATCTCTAAATTAGTTAAGAAAGAATTGTTAGGTTCCAATTACTCAGACTATTCAGAGCATATTTATGGAGATGTAACGGAAGTCAACTTTACAGACAATATCAATTTTGAAGTGCAAAATATAACTTTTGATGAGTACCCTACTGTTTACATAATTAGTGAAAATCACATAGATATTACAGTTACTAATTCGCTTCCAGCGCATGGATTCTGGGATGGCGCTTACACTCCAAGTGCTTTTAGTAGAATTATAGAGATATCCGAGAATAGTACAGACACTCACAACACTATACATAACGACATTCTGCTTGAAGTTAAATCAGAGTTTGTCATCGAATTGCCGAGCTTGACTCTTTGCAGCGATAAAAATAATGTTATTGATGCGTTTGAAAACGGGGAAATTAATTTAGTTAAGCTTACAAAACTAAAGATTTAA
- a CDS encoding HD domain-containing phosphohydrolase, with amino-acid sequence MDMKVTRKTILIVDDEENNRSYLEALLSSEGYATLQAHDGKMALDLIATHQPDLILLDAMMPVLNGFELAEQLKNNEATKIIPIIMLTALIDRTSKMRALQCGVEEFVTKPIDRAELWIRVRNLLRLKEYNDFLSDYSRTLEIQVEERTAQLRSSYFDSMFSIMRAAEFRDKETGEHIHRIAFFCKELAAYLGMSPDFIETIYHASPLHDVGKIGIPDHILLKPGVHTAEEWEIMKTHTILGNSILGQGNSSSPFTIMGAEIALYHHEHWDGSGYPYGLKAEAIPLSARIMIMSDVYDALRSQRPYKPAFTHELALEIIMQGDGRTHPDHFDPMILSAFVKLADRFREIFEEHSDAAD; translated from the coding sequence ATGGATATGAAAGTCACGCGCAAGACCATACTCATTGTAGACGACGAAGAAAATAATCGTAGCTATTTAGAGGCTTTGCTCTCATCTGAAGGCTATGCCACCTTACAAGCCCATGATGGAAAAATGGCGCTTGACCTCATAGCGACCCATCAGCCAGATCTTATTCTGCTCGATGCCATGATGCCCGTTTTAAACGGCTTCGAGTTAGCCGAGCAGCTTAAAAACAATGAGGCGACCAAAATTATCCCGATTATTATGCTCACCGCCCTCATCGACCGCACCTCCAAAATGCGAGCGTTGCAATGCGGAGTAGAGGAGTTTGTCACCAAGCCGATAGACCGCGCTGAACTGTGGATCAGGGTGCGTAATTTATTGCGGCTAAAAGAATATAACGACTTTTTGAGTGATTACAGCCGCACGTTAGAAATACAAGTTGAAGAGCGCACAGCCCAGTTACGCTCAAGTTACTTCGACTCAATGTTTAGCATCATGCGGGCGGCCGAATTTAGAGACAAAGAAACCGGTGAGCACATTCACCGCATCGCCTTTTTTTGCAAAGAACTCGCAGCCTATTTGGGCATGAGCCCAGATTTTATTGAAACGATTTATCATGCCAGCCCATTGCACGACGTGGGTAAAATAGGCATTCCCGATCATATTCTGCTCAAACCCGGTGTCCATACCGCAGAAGAATGGGAGATCATGAAGACGCACACCATTTTGGGTAACAGCATTTTAGGGCAGGGCAATAGTAGCTCACCCTTTACCATCATGGGCGCAGAAATAGCCTTGTATCATCACGAGCATTGGGACGGCAGCGGCTACCCTTATGGCTTAAAAGCAGAAGCCATCCCTTTATCTGCTCGCATTATGATCATGAGCGATGTTTATGATGCACTACGTAGCCAGCGCCCATATAAACCCGCTTTTACGCATGAGCTTGCATTAGAAATCATCATGCAAGGCGACGGACGCACACACCCTGACCATTTTGACCCAATGATACTCAGTGCATTTGTAAAACTGGCAGATCGCTTCAGAGAGATATTTGAAGAACACTCCGATGCTGCTGATTAG
- a CDS encoding response regulator has translation MATILIVEDNPNNMKLAQLLLETSGHDVLQAVNALDGINIARSHAPEMILMDIQLPGMDGLTAARLLKQDAQTSHIKIIALTAFAMKGDEEKVRQAGCDGYIAKPIRYKEFLQTIDALL, from the coding sequence ATGGCAACAATATTGATCGTTGAAGACAACCCCAACAACATGAAACTGGCGCAGCTACTCTTAGAAACCTCTGGGCACGACGTATTGCAAGCCGTGAATGCGCTGGATGGCATCAATATCGCGCGTAGCCATGCACCAGAAATGATCCTCATGGACATACAGTTACCTGGCATGGATGGGTTAACTGCTGCGCGGCTACTTAAGCAAGATGCGCAAACCAGCCATATCAAAATAATCGCACTCACAGCCTTTGCCATGAAAGGTGATGAAGAAAAAGTGCGCCAGGCTGGCTGTGATGGCTATATCGCCAAACCGATTCGCTATAAAGAGTTCTTGCAAACGATAGATGCTTTGCTTTAA
- a CDS encoding response regulator — protein sequence MSFFALLVILGITSMIYLQRFSENNRWVSHTNQVISKLERGLTLFNQLEVSQRGFLLTSDDGAIARRDAALAELQQDITALAVLTKDNSFQQQQITQLRRLIDKRIIYFNQITDAARTSSVETLKQMLRKDSIRREDMLEIRGVFSAMSLEEQNLLADRTLSEQSHAKDLLILFAVMSVAILIFFPLLIWRIQRDLNIRRNTAAEQKRLTDILDASPDLIANTNLQGDYFYLNRGGRKLLGIGEHEEIAGQAIGHMRPAWATDLIHQTAIPAALNTGLWSGETAYINRAGGEIPVSQVIVVHRDAEGVPTHLSTVARNVTDFKQIEYDLTNAAIYDQTHSEVLRLFNANYDRTQILPGMLEILARNHAFPVSAIYSYDEWSGFYRVESTHAVPSTILHEFKLGDGVIGAAIQHNQTLIITDTEAFASLTIETGLFSLKPAGIIICPVTHQEKSLAVLVLAASRPISERDQTFIERLSAQLGVALHNIQQYGDLKLLAEQLHLRSEEIGLKNKQLLEADKMKSEFLATMSHELRTPLNAIIGFSEILRDGLLGALEDKQKNYVNDIFESGQHLLSLINDVLDLSKIEAGRMELEPELTDVQLLLQNCLSIIKEKAATQRIKLHTELAESLASAWLDARKVKQIVYNLLSNAVKFTPEGGQITLRAQLVTHDSLLEHIKDHPGNNAESLGHAQQFIQLSITDTGIGISAQDIHRLFQPFVQVESTLSRRFEGTGLGLALVRKLAELHSGAVAVTSTPGQGSTFTVWLQYIANATGTTLGNTLDPKPTEAAAWPWPNAEPPHVLVLEDDDRAADLIRLQLESDHCRVTRAATAEIALAILADGTPPDLITLDILLPGMDGWEFLTTLKTNNKLAHIPVVIVSIVADSNRGLSLGAAQVLQKPVSADDLQTALSKLGFTKPENTQAGLKVLVVDDDPKAVEIISSYLEHAHHTVLRAYGGNEATHIAKLQKPDLIVLDLMMPEINGFEVVEELKQDKRTEKIPIIVVTSKFLSPEEQHILKGHVLAVLEKSEFNHGNFLSEVHRALSGKRNNPQGRKQKGRHGNNIDR from the coding sequence ATGAGCTTTTTTGCGCTGTTAGTCATCCTCGGCATTACGAGCATGATCTATCTGCAGCGCTTCTCAGAAAACAATCGCTGGGTGAGCCACACTAATCAGGTCATTTCAAAGCTTGAAAGAGGACTGACCTTATTCAATCAACTGGAAGTCTCACAGCGCGGTTTTCTTTTAACTAGTGATGATGGCGCGATTGCGCGCCGCGATGCTGCCCTGGCGGAGCTGCAGCAAGACATCACAGCGCTTGCGGTGCTGACCAAAGATAACAGCTTCCAGCAGCAACAAATCACACAACTCAGGCGCTTGATTGACAAGCGCATCATTTATTTTAATCAAATAACTGATGCGGCACGTACCAGCTCAGTCGAGACACTCAAACAAATGCTGCGCAAAGACTCGATTCGCCGCGAAGATATGCTGGAAATTCGTGGCGTCTTTAGCGCCATGTCACTGGAAGAGCAAAATCTGCTTGCTGACCGTACGCTGTCCGAACAAAGCCATGCCAAAGACCTGTTGATTTTGTTTGCGGTAATGTCGGTGGCGATTCTTATTTTTTTCCCGTTGCTCATCTGGCGCATCCAACGCGACCTCAACATTCGCCGCAACACAGCCGCCGAACAAAAACGACTGACAGATATTCTGGATGCCTCTCCCGACTTAATTGCCAACACCAACCTGCAAGGTGATTACTTTTACCTTAACCGCGGCGGGCGCAAGCTGTTAGGGATTGGCGAGCATGAAGAAATCGCAGGCCAGGCCATTGGCCATATGCGCCCCGCCTGGGCGACAGATTTGATTCATCAAACAGCCATTCCTGCTGCGCTCAATACCGGGCTGTGGAGTGGCGAGACCGCTTATATTAACCGTGCAGGTGGCGAGATTCCGGTGTCTCAGGTGATCGTTGTGCACCGTGATGCAGAGGGTGTTCCGACCCATTTATCGACCGTTGCGCGCAATGTGACCGACTTTAAACAGATTGAATATGACCTGACAAATGCGGCAATTTATGATCAAACTCACAGTGAAGTTTTGAGGTTGTTTAATGCTAATTATGACCGCACACAGATACTGCCAGGCATGCTGGAGATTCTGGCCAGAAACCACGCATTTCCGGTCTCGGCCATTTATAGCTATGACGAATGGAGTGGTTTTTATCGCGTAGAAAGTACCCATGCAGTACCGTCCACTATACTGCATGAATTCAAACTGGGGGATGGCGTGATTGGCGCCGCCATTCAACACAATCAAACGCTTATCATCACGGATACGGAAGCATTCGCCTCACTCACGATTGAAACCGGCTTATTCTCGCTAAAACCTGCGGGCATCATCATTTGCCCGGTGACCCATCAAGAAAAAAGTCTGGCCGTATTAGTGTTGGCGGCCAGCCGCCCCATTAGCGAGCGCGACCAGACCTTTATTGAGCGCTTGTCGGCGCAACTGGGGGTTGCGCTGCATAATATCCAGCAATACGGTGACCTTAAGCTGCTGGCCGAGCAGTTGCACCTGCGCAGTGAGGAAATCGGCCTCAAGAATAAGCAGCTGTTAGAAGCCGACAAAATGAAGTCTGAGTTTCTGGCCACCATGTCACATGAATTGCGCACGCCACTCAATGCCATTATTGGTTTTTCTGAGATCCTGCGCGATGGCTTACTTGGAGCGCTAGAAGATAAACAAAAAAATTATGTGAATGATATTTTTGAAAGCGGGCAGCACCTGCTTTCCCTCATTAACGATGTGCTTGACCTGTCAAAAATAGAAGCCGGCCGTATGGAGCTTGAGCCAGAGCTCACCGATGTGCAATTACTCCTGCAAAACTGCCTGTCGATTATTAAAGAAAAAGCGGCGACGCAGCGTATCAAACTGCATACTGAGCTGGCAGAGTCCTTAGCTAGCGCCTGGCTAGATGCACGCAAGGTGAAGCAAATTGTATATAACTTGCTGTCTAATGCCGTTAAATTCACACCAGAAGGTGGGCAAATTACCCTGCGCGCGCAGTTGGTGACGCACGACAGCCTGCTTGAACACATAAAAGATCATCCAGGCAATAACGCTGAATCACTGGGCCATGCCCAACAGTTTATCCAACTATCAATTACAGACACGGGGATAGGCATCTCAGCACAGGATATTCACCGCCTGTTTCAACCATTTGTTCAGGTTGAAAGCACGCTATCGAGGCGTTTTGAGGGGACTGGCCTCGGTTTAGCTTTGGTCCGAAAATTAGCCGAATTGCATAGTGGGGCGGTTGCAGTGACGAGCACGCCAGGGCAGGGCAGCACCTTCACGGTCTGGCTGCAATATATCGCTAACGCAACAGGCACTACTTTAGGTAACACCTTAGACCCTAAGCCCACAGAGGCGGCAGCCTGGCCGTGGCCAAATGCTGAGCCACCACATGTGCTGGTGCTAGAGGACGATGACCGTGCGGCCGACTTGATCAGGCTGCAACTGGAGTCTGACCATTGCCGTGTGACGCGTGCGGCGACTGCCGAAATAGCACTCGCCATTCTGGCCGATGGCACGCCACCAGATTTAATTACGCTGGATATTTTGCTGCCAGGGATGGATGGCTGGGAGTTTTTAACCACCCTTAAAACCAACAATAAGCTGGCCCATATTCCCGTGGTGATCGTGTCTATTGTTGCAGATAGCAATAGAGGCTTATCTTTAGGTGCTGCCCAGGTGTTACAAAAACCTGTGTCTGCGGATGACTTGCAAACAGCCTTGAGTAAGCTCGGGTTTACAAAACCCGAAAACACACAAGCAGGCCTTAAAGTACTGGTGGTAGACGATGATCCTAAAGCGGTAGAGATTATTTCGTCTTATCTAGAGCATGCCCACCACACCGTGCTGCGCGCCTATGGTGGCAATGAGGCCACACATATTGCAAAACTGCAAAAACCAGATCTGATTGTGCTGGATTTAATGATGCCGGAAATCAATGGTTTTGAAGTCGTCGAGGAGTTAAAGCAGGATAAACGCACGGAAAAAATCCCTATTATTGTAGTGACCTCCAAGTTTTTGAGCCCAGAAGAGCAGCATATACTCAAAGGGCATGTGCTCGCCGTGCTGGAAAAATCAGAATTCAACCATGGTAACTTTTTAAGTGAAGTGCATCGGGCATTGTCAGGCAAGCGTAACAACCCGCAAGGGCGCAAACAGAAAGGCCGCCATGGCAACAATATTGATCGTTGA